Within Vicia villosa cultivar HV-30 ecotype Madison, WI linkage group LG1, Vvil1.0, whole genome shotgun sequence, the genomic segment TTTAAGAGTGGAAATATTGAAACAAAACGTCGTTTAAAATTTTCAACGTGAATAACTTTTTTATGTCATAAATTTTTATCAATATAATAAgttgtttccttttttattttagttttaaaataaattaaattcttTTTATTGAGAAGTAGTTGGAATTATTTTATAAGTTAATTACTTTTtcagtttaaaatataatcaatactTTTgaggattaatttttaaataaatatcataatttaaaaaataacaataataaatagtaaatgtctttatttttttacaagtttttaattttattatagtaattaaaaattttaaacaaaacatTAAATATACTTTTTAGAttatgttttcaaaaataaaaattattacttagtcaaaaaatatataaattgttACTTTTGAGAATAAAAGTGTTACATTGTTTTTGGATATAATTATGATTCATTATTTTTAGAATTGTGGCAAATAATTAATAGAAAATTTCATactgttaaaaataattaatagaaattttttaatttaatgagAGAATTCAATTCACTTAATTGCTAGACAAGAAACATAACAAGAAAGAAAtctcaagaaaatatttttttgtaatgTCTATTACAAGAAATCAACAACACAGTCCAATACAAGACATTCATCATGCCCTCACTAGATGCTTTTTTGTAGAGCAGCCTCATTTTTTTTGTAATGTGTATGCCAAGTAATCAACAGCATATATCTCTATGGTATATCAGACCTCCTGTTGCAAATAATTGACAGAAAAATTCCTGTTGCAAATAATtgacagaaaaattcaaattcaactaCGTAGaaaatttataagaaaatgaagaaaaacaacACCAATTACCAGGCTTGTTATACCTATTCTTCTTATAAGTTGCGTCAAAAGCAATCACATCACCAAAACATTCATAGTCAATCCGACTAGCTGAATTTGACCAAAATAAGTTTTCTAAACGTCCTTCATCTGTTGTGGTAAACTTCGAAAAGAACATTGGATCATTATCAGCTTTAGCCTGTAAATAACTCAAAGCAGCAAAAGCATCCCCTCCTTCTATTCTTGCCATTGCTTCATTATTTAAGTAGTTATATAAGTCCTTTTTACAAAATCCCAGACCTTTATGACCACCTTTTTGAGCCATCATAAAACCTAAAATATGACATGTTCTAACACCTTCTGTATGCAGGCCATCAACAAGAGCTTTATCTGATTCACTCAATCGACGATACTTAGGAATTAGATGAACATAATGTGTTGGACTTAACCCATGGTTATGAGAGGGCTCAAATACAGAAACTCTCCACTTTTCAGTCGCAAGATTTAGAGCTACTCGAAACCTCGCACGACATTCCATTCGCATCGTTGGCCTCGGATCTCTACACCGTCCCCGCTTCTTATCACTCTTACCCTCTCTGTTACAAACTAATTGACGAACAATTATATTCCCTTCATAATCACGTTTTACATCATCTTTTCTTATTGCAAACCCGTGACATTTTGCATATATTTCATAGAAATCTATTGCTTTTTCCTCAGAAACAAATTCCAAACCTCTTATATCATCATCTGTCAGGTCATTAATCTTTTTGTAAATATCCAtgtcctcttttccttcttcatcGCCGACATTATTACAACTAACCAATTCTTCACAATCTATATCTTCATAGTCTACGTCCATttgaacctaataaaaatacacaaacaaatataaatattttagattCTCCATCTACACAACAGTAAGCTTTATGAGAATTAAAACCTCAACAAACAGATACTTTTTCTCACAACTTTACATTATAAGCATAACAGTAAGATTTAATATGATGCAAGAAGGCAATGAACCAtgatcatttttttattattgtttgaatatttttttaaaaaaaacacctATAATTTAGAGACTAAGCAAATAGACACACATAAATTCCAGTAGATCTtcctttcattttatttattgacCTGGATAGATCAAAGGTAAATTTGGAACGAGAGAACTATAAGAGTTTTGACCTTCTTTGTTTTCTTCAAAATCTATAAAACAGGCCATGTAAAATGGCTTCAAATTGAAAGGATACATCTAAATCACTAAAGTGTCATTGAGTCTTATGAATCAAAGACAACAAAAGTTTGAACAAGGAGTGTTAAGATCTGAAAGAAATTCTAAGAGTTTTCACACACAATTAACCCAATTGAAAATTAAACAAAGATAAgagttattctttttcttttttaatttttattttaatgatatttaGTTGTGATGCATAAgccaattatcatcatcatttcATAACAGTTGCTACCATTTTATtctttataagaaaaataattctttttcaaACTGTTTTGACAAACCCATTATCATCATTTCATAGCAGCAACAATAGCAGAACAAACATAATCCACAAACTACCAATGTTTAAAGACAAAAcccatttataaatattaataaagaaaataaatacaaaattattcaTCTATGAATATTAATAACAGAAAGCAAATACAAAAGTATCcatatatgaataataataacataaaacaaatacaaaattaaagagaaaaaaagagaaattacCTTGTAAAAATGAGTAGAAATCTAGCAAAATATAGATTGTAGCAATGAAATATATGAGTGAGAGAGAAGAGATTGATTGAAAGAGTAgcaaagatgaagaagaaattgacaaagttTAGAAAGAAAAGATTGGTTTAATGGAAGATTTGAGAGAGTAGTAAATCAAAgtggagaagaagaaagaaaaacactAGAATGAATcgtggaaaaaagaaaaaaggatttgaaaagttattgttttattatagaataaaataaaaaattaccatTAATATATTTGGGGTAAATGTATAATTATTCAAAAGTATATAACTATTTAAGAATAAAGATATGACACATCATAAGAACACCTAATAACTTCTACACTTGACAACTCAGATGGGTAAGGTTACCCAATTTTTTTAGATGGGTAAGGTTACCCAATTtcttagtattgtactgtttgtaccttaagcttgttcactaagtttagtctgttagggcctacgtggcaagaattttctttgtataaatagccttgtagtagctatcatatATTAACAACAACGCAAGTAGGATCAACAattttattctctctcattaatctttgcgccgttattctctttgtcatcatctttattcattgtgcaccaacaagtTGCACACGAGTTCTTATCTTGAATAACACAATCGAtgaaaatgatgaatgtgacacaacataataaaatcaaaatatcaatatgaaagaaatttaattatattaagtgGCTAATATGGACATGAAAtggagattaaaaaaaaaattcaatctaaattaaattaaattaaatgtgttCAATAGAATAATGGCTACTAAACACACTTATTTGAGCTATATTGTAAAGTGGCAAactattaactaaaaaaaaaagcataataTTCTTTTCATCCTTTATTTATATTCTTAaacttttctgatttttttttttttgaaaaggtcaaataaaattcaatatttacCGGCATAAGACATGCCCATAAATGGTACAAAGCATAAAATAAAGTGCAGCCAATATTTATAACCCCAGACCCCATTCACAATACAAACCCAACAACATAACAGATGCCACCAGCCAAAAAAATAACTATAATTACCAACTAGAGAAAAGTTAGACTAATGCTGTAAATACCGACTACTAAAGcatctaacaaaaaaaaaagagagaaaatccTTATGTCAATCTCTAATCACACCCAGCTTCTCAGCAAAAAATGGAGAGCTGTCATAAATAGCATTAACAATATTTCTTTTGAAGCACTAGAAAAAAACAGCACCACATTCAGGAATCCAACAAACCACACTGCATAGCAATGGAAGACGAGCTCCGAAGCCTACGAATTCAACCAGCCACCTACAACCTAATTACAAAACTTGAAGAAACTAGCAACTTCCAAGTTACGTCTCTAAGACGCCAAGGCAGGCCCTCGGATTCAAGCACCATAGAGTTATGCTATACTCCATACTCATTGTTTTAAATTTCAGCCAATTCCACCCATACATTTTCACGTCCTCTATCAAAGATTCAACCTCAAAGTCTTTGTTTTGGAATATTTTTTCGTTCCTTGCTACGCACGCGAACCAGATTACTATCGTCTGATGTGATACCTTGTTACCTCCACCAAGCAGACCTCCAAACTGTTCCATCTGCGAAATACCTTCATTGTGCAAAACCGAAGAAATGTTTAACTAGCGGCCAATAGCATACCAGACCCCTGCAAAAATTGGGCACTCGAAAAATAAATGAGACACCGTTTCTTCATATCCACACTCTCCAACACATTGGGTGGATCCTTGCCCAATAGCTCCTCGCCGAACAAGATTATCTCTAGTCGCTATCCTATTTTGGAATAACCTCCAAGCTAAGCACGAAACTTTTGAAGGGATCGCTTTGGGCCACGCCTTAGACCAGACCGGACTAGAAGGATTACTAATTTGAGACAAAAGCACATTTTAGCCTAACGATGTCATCAAGAGTCACACCAATCAGTCAGCCTAACAAACAGatcacaacttgctttgtcacactaatacataattttttttatcaaaagatcTCTTTATTTAGTGTCTTTTGCTTTTAAAAAGGTCAAAACAATTCTAGAGTAATAGAATTGATTCTGAATGATTTTAAGATGTATGATTATGCAAAAGTAGAGTTGATTCTGTGTGATTCTATTTAAAGCTAGAatttataacatttattttttctaaaattaattcTGAATAATTTTTACACtataatttattgttcaactcacttttatttgaatatatttaaacttaaatcaattatatcaaattcaattatattaaaatcaattatgtCTACCTTCTATCTAAACACACCATTAATCAATAATAGTATCAACATCTCCTAAACATGTACCGACCTATTGTGATTAAATTTATGAAAGAGACAGCACATTTGTAGCCTAAAAGAATGAAAGCTGTTTACGTGGGAGCCTAGTGTCCTCACAAAGAGAATGGTAATATATGTGgacacaacacaacacaacacagTTTATGATGTATCTCCTTGCTTTGTCCTCGTGTCtaatatttgatatttgatagtACGATATTTTAGTTAGTCCCCACGTGGCACCACAAAAACGACTTAATTGATTTTCATAAATATCAAACAAAGAGTACAAAGTTGAAACAAACAAGTGGCATGGTGGGTAGTTTAGTAATAACACGATCctaaaatactaaaaaatatcttaataatatgtatatttatgtttatgGACAAGAAGCAGAAAACAAACAAGCACTCACATTAACAAATTCAAAGCATCTTTCAGTTCAGTATAGCAGAAGAAAAAACAACAGAGAACCGAACAAAGTGAAGATGCAGGGTGGTACAACAGAAACTGCAATGAATATCAACGGTGAAGGAAGAATCATCTGTGACCGGCCGAATCCAAAGAGAGGTCAGGTAATGCTTGGAATTATGTTGGGATTGGCCAACTCAGTTGTTTTCATGTTCACACCATCATGTATTACGGCACCTACTCCACTTCAGCTTTTACTTTAATCTCAAAAATGTTGTATATATACCTtttaatgtttgagaaactcTTGAAACGCAATTCTATATAAGGAACTTGTTATGCTGAACTTTGGAAAATTACTGATCCTTTAATTTTGAGAAACTAAAGTTAGTTAGACTCATATGGCTTGTTTGCCCTTGTATTAGGGGGTGGCTTGTTCAATGGATAAGACATTGAGCTAAATTTAAAGTTGTTTAGATATTTAGAACACACCATCATATTAGGCTTGGTCATGGTAATAGTTTCGGCGAAAAAATCGAATTAAATCGAATCAaactataataaaaattcaatcgAACCATTTTAAATTACTCCTAACTAAATCGAACTATAATTATTGATTTAGTATGCCATTTAAAATTTTCTAACTGTACACGGTTAGAAGTTAACTTTTtccaaacaaaaatatttattaaagaaTCGAATCGGTAaactattttcatttttattttcatttcgattttaattttggtttgattcaatttcaatttaattCTATGAATATTTATGCAATATATTTTGTTCACTAAGCAAATAAAACAGTtcaattattttaacttttttgtttCAGCGGTTAGTTcaattattttaacttttatttggtttgttttaatttgtttcagCGATTAGGtttaattgatagtttttttttaaaaattctaataTCAATCATCAaggtttaaacttttttttattgaCAAAAACAAACTTAACGGATTTCATTCATCAAACAAAGTTCAATACAATGAGGTACAATATTAAGGGAATTACGCCTAGCctaagaattggccgccttcgcTAACGAatgggcaaccgaattcgcttggcgtttaatgaactttacctcaaagttcgaAAACAAAACCAACAAATTCTGAATAGTTTTAATCATAAAGCTAAATTCGGAGCTACCAACATGTGTAGCATGAATAGACTTAATAACAAATTGACAATAACTTTCAAAAATAACATGAGATAAATGGAGAGAGATGGCATCTTGGATAGCTTCCTTCGAGGCGGTGGCTTCCGCTTCAATAACGGAAAGAAAACCCACATCCCACGACACACCAACTGAAACAAATCTCCCCAAATGGTCCCTAAAGCACCACTATTTATTAGTAGTACCACACACATTATTGAAACCTGCatcaacattacatttcaattgATTATTCATAGGCGGACTCCACACAGTTGGAATATTATTAACAACGCCTGAGTTATTCTCATCTCTAGCTAAGAACCAATCATACAAATTATGATAGGTTTGTAAACCAATCCTCATAGCATCATCCCGAGTATCTTGCCAAACCACATTGTTCCTACTTCTCCAAAGAACCTCCAGCAAAACAACAAATCTACCCGCATCCCTACGGTCCTCGCGGCTACACACATCAAATATAAGGGACTTAGCATCGTGGCAAAACAACAAATCTGCCCGCCAACTTTGAGAAGTAGAAAAGCATCCGAAAAATACATGccactcatcttcatcttctacctcacaCCAAGGGCATAAAGACGGGCATTGAACATGATATTGTTGAAGCTTTGAACGAGTTGGGAGGCAGCCCCTACAAATCCTCCATAACAAATGCTTAGCTCTTGATAGCGCGGAAATACTCCAAAGGTGCTTCCAACTATACTCAATACCATGGTACCGAGTGCTACTATGTAACCCTTTACAATGTCTATATCCCGATTTCACACTATACTCCACATTCTTCTCCTCTTGCCAAATCAACCTATCTTCCACCACATCCTCCACTAAGGGAACTCTAAGAATAGCTTCAGCCCCTTCCTTGTCAAAAATTTGTTTCACCTTACCCATATCTCATTGCTTTATGTTTGGAAGCAAAAGATTTTTAACAAAGAGGTTATACACACTTTAAACTTGCGGACCATTAATCCACCACCCACCTTTCTCTTGGAGCCACAGATCATACATCACCTTTATACTACTCCCGCCTCCAATACTCCGCCTACTACCAAGCTGTAGAACTTCCTTAGCCTTCCACAAACTCCGCCAAGCATAACTCGGTTTGTTACCAATCTTAGAATCAAGATAAGAGGATCGAGGAAAGTACCTTGTTTTGAAAATTCTAGCCACCAGAGAGTTTGGTTTCGACAAAATATTCCAACCTTGCTTTGAAACCATAGCCATGTTAAAAGCTTTAAAATCCCTAAATCACATTCCTCCTTCACTTTTCGAACTAGTCATCCTATCCCAAGCCAACCACCTAATGCCTTTGTTGTTGCgacctccccccccccccccccaccaaAACGAATTAAGCATTCTTTCAATATCATTCACCACCCCATCCGGAATCAAATAGACACTCATAATATAGGCCGAGTTCGACTGGAGAACTGATTTAATCATAACCTCTTTCCCTGCTTTTGATAAAGACCTACCACTCCAAGAATTGATTCATTTCCAAATCCTATCCTTGATAAAAGAAAACACCGCATTCTTACTTCAACCAATCATGGAAGGATTCCAAGTACGTTCATGTGCCCAATACACGTTTCAACCACTCACATTGGCTAAATCCTTCTGAGCCGGTCCGCTAATATTACGGCTAAAGAACACTTCAGATTTAGACAGGTTGATCTCCTGACCCGTCGCCTCTGCATAAATATTAAGAATATCCATTAGATTTGTCACCTCCACAAGATTagccctgcaaaataaaaaacaatcgtcagcaaaaagcaagTGGGACACACTGGGTGCCCCCTTGCAAATATGTGCTCCATGAAGGTCTCCACGGGAAACTGCGCCTCTAATAAGTGCAGAAAGCCCTTCAGAAACGAGGATGAATAGGTATGACAAGAGAGGATCTCCTTGCCTCAGACCTTTTCCTGGAATAATTGGTCCAACTCTATCCGAATTGACAAGAACAGAATAATGTACCGACGTCACACACGTCATAAGCCAATGGGTCCATCTCTCATCAAATCCTAACCAAAGAAGAATACCACGAAGGAACCCCTAATAAACTCTATCATAAGCTTTACTAATGTCAATCTTTAAAGCCAAATGGGCTATGTTTCCGCAAGTCTTTCTTTTCAAAGCATGAATTATTTTTGTTGCCACCAAAGCATTATCAAGAATGGATCGACCTTCGACAAATGCCGACTGCTCCTCTGAGACACACTTATCCAAAACAAGTTTCAACCTATTAGCTAGCAATTTGGCAATCAGCTTGTAAACAACATTACATAGAGATATGGGATGAAGGTCTTTCATGTTATTCGGTTTCGCACACTTTGGGATAAGGCAGATATTAGTTTCATTTAGCTCTGGCGGAAAAAAACCTCTGTCCAACCACAATGATGCTTCCAGGAAGATATCATCACCGCAAAGTTCCCAAAAATGTTGGTAAAAAGCCAGATTGAACCTGTCAGGGCCCGGGGATTTGTCCGGATGCATCTAGATAAGAGCTTCATAAAGTTCATCCTTGGTAATATGAGACAGCAGCTTGAGATTATCATTATGCGAGATAACCGGTTGTATACAATTCAACACCGGATCGTAAGTACCGTGCTTAGTTTCAAACATCTGAACAAAATAGGATTTTGCTATGCCACACAACTCTTCCTGACTTTTGGCCGCTACCCCGGCCTCATCAAACAGCATATCGATTCTTTTAAAATTCTTACGAACCGTAGGAGACTTGTGAAAAAACTTAGAGTTAGAGTCACCATAACGAAGCCAATGCATTTTAGCCCGTTGCTTCAAGAATATCTCCTCCCGGGTCAGACTTTTATTGTATTCCTTCTGCGCATCAATAAACCATCTTGCCGCGTTCTCATCATGAGATAAATGTGCAGCTTCCACGACTGCCATATGAACAGTGAGGTTATTATGTTGCTGTATATACTTTAGCTTATTCCAATTTGAAATTTTCACCGCGCAATTACTAATATATTTCAGGACTCCGCCATGATCTTCAACGTTCCACCCTTTACTAACAACATCATTCAGATCCTCTTCTTAGAACCACACATTCTCAAACCTGAAGGAATAATTTTTACGGCAATATTGTTGGACCGGTTCACACTACAGCAAGATGGGGCTATGGTCTGAATGTGAAGCCAACAAGTTAATTAGCTTGGCATCAGGGAAAATATCTAACCAATCTTGTGAGACAAGGGCACGGTCTAAACGTTCCTCAATAACCTGTTCTAAGCCTCGACTCTTGATCCAAGTAAACGGATTCCAATGAAATATCCAGGAGGTTGCAATCGGtaacctgttagaacaagatttgttctgatcaatattcttgttttgatgataacaatgtatatgaattttgtataagacaatgtggtactctaatctaatgcattttccatttcaggaaatatataaggagtatgcacaattcagcgctaagaagcactgactcagaaggttcaggattgcaacatcagaacatgctctcgcaagacattagaagatggtcaagcagaataagaacatggtctatgaagcatcagaagaacttgagatcagaagcagaaacaccgaagttcttatggtatcacgctaaagcacttcaaattcagaagacaagaagatgctctgcaccaagctgtaaccCTGATTCTGATTAtgcaaacgttgtattcacaaaatctgagatcagaatttagtactagatgacaggctatgaagtctaatctctgactgacaaaaggaacgttagaagctataaaaggaaaagtcagtaaaagcagagaaaagcatggctcgaggtagttgacaaaacagtgaaaacattaaatgcacaactgtccagtcacgcaacgcattaaatgcattccaacggtcatcttctcaaacgcctatatatagtgaagttctgattagaagcagaaaataatttttggcaaacatactgaaacgctgttgaaATCTAAacacacgaacttcatcttcaacatcacttctcttgtaatatcttagtgagaattaagcttagaactcaagagaaatatcacagttgtgattatagatttctaagaagcatttgaatactcttgtaaacatttattttacattgatttgtaaaaggttcgtAGAGTGATCAGtcagatcagtagactctagaagacttagaagtttctaagtggtgatttcctagagtgatcaaggtgtgatcagtatactctagatgacttagagtgtttctaagtggataaccattgtaatcaagattgattagtggattaaatcctcatttgaggtaaatcactctaaaggggtggactggagtagtttcgttaacaacgaaccaggataaaaatattgtgttcattgtttttatcttaagagtttttaaagttacacttattcaaacccctccccctttctaagtgtttttctatccttcaattggtatcagagcaccggttctaggtgcaagcacttaaccgtgttagaaaaagattcagggtgagaaaaacactaagtcaatatggctgatattgttacatccacttctacatctacttcaaatgatcaacacaacaatggaaatggaaatggatattctagaccaccagtatttgatggtgaaaattttgaatactggaaagatagattggaaagttactttcttggtctagatggtgatttatgggacttgcttgtggatggttacaaacatccagtaaatgctagtggagcaaagatgtcaagacaagaaatgagtgatgatcaaaagaaacaattcaaaaatcatcacaagtctaggactattctgctgaatgctatttctcatgctgaatatgagaagatatcaaacagagaaacttcccatgacatctttgaatccttgaagatgactcacgaagggaatgcccaagtcaaggagactaaagctcttgctttaatccagaagtatgaagcctttaagatggaggatgatgaaaacattgaaacaatgttctcaagatttcaaactctacttgctggattaagagtgcttgacaagggatatacaaaaggtgatcatgtcaagaagatcattagaagcttgcccagaagatggggcccaatggtgactgcattcaagatagcaaagagtctgaatgaagtctctttggaagagttgATCAGCGCTTTGAGGGGTCATGAAATAAatttggatgctaatgaacctcaaaagaaaggtaagtctattgctttaaaatctgtgaataaaaaatgcactaacgcttttcaggcggaggaagaagattctgaagagtcagaatcagaagaagaagaagatgaactgtccatgatctccagaagggtaaaccaactctggaagagtaagcaaaggaagttcaagaacttcagaagttctaaaaagcctgaaagaggagaatcttctggactcgGAAGAtgtgacaaaaagaaggtcacgtgctttgagttcAAGGacccaggacattacaagagtgagtgtccaaagcttcagagggagaaacccaagaagaagttccagaagaagaaaggtcttatggcaacttgggatgtgatccgctgt encodes:
- the LOC131597135 gene encoding protein FAR1-RELATED SEQUENCE 5-like yields the protein MDVDYEDIDCEELVSCNNVGDEEGKEDMDIYKKINDLTDDDIRGLEFVSEEKAIDFYEIYAKCHGFAIRKDDVKRDYEGNIIVRQLVCNREGKSDKKRGRCRDPRPTMRMECRARFRVALNLATEKWRVSVFEPSHNHGLSPTHYVHLIPKYRRLSESDKALVDGLHTEGVRTCHILGFMMAQKGGHKGLGFCKKDLYNYLNNEAMARIEGGDAFAALSYLQAKADNDPMFFSKFTTTDEGRLENLFWSNSASRIDYECFGDVIAFDATYKKNRYNKPGIFLSIICNRRSDIP
- the LOC131597140 gene encoding uncharacterized protein LOC131597140 — translated: MGKVKQIFDKEGAEAILRVPLVEDVVEDRLIWQEEKNVEYSVKSGYRHCKGLHSSTRYHGIEYSWKHLWSISALSRAKHLLWRICRGCLPTRSKLQQYHVQCPSLCPWCEVEDEDEWHVFFGCFSTSQSWRADLLFCHDAKSLIFDVCSREDRRDAGRFVVLLEVLWRSRNNVVWQDTRDDAMRIGLQTYHNLYDWFLARDENNSGVVNNIPTVWSPPMNNQLKCNVDAGFNNVCGTTNK